One stretch of Corallococcus exiguus DNA includes these proteins:
- a CDS encoding baseplate J/gp47 family protein: protein MSRVPSTHQALTHEQLRTRLGESARIVFTRLDEAPTWNPLAYAAPSSVDLGRGLLDSVALALHVLWTYQQAWAEEGFLATARLEDSVSKLLGHIGYRPSPGTAAVGLQHFRCKANVRGTLSPGTAVNSAAEGEETAAVFETLASLRLLPELNELRAFLPPLVGAGTGAGTGTETGGGAGTGGGTGTGGGTGAPSGEAGEPGAPAPTGGIFGPGSVVAGLQDRIEVQRHGPLEERQVARAKQDARKLASLMKTLDLGGDAACKSTLDALCEQLCEAQKVVAQAVPPPGRPVGALSESQEILARQLRNLQKRQADALAALEEALAPCADEDPAVHAVRLDKMVTFLDAFVNSLIQEARDQLVILKGSEALNRADQAFGADAGVARPLGVAASGTDTLYLLPLTDASGLTSQEPPVRPGDWFVLAEDVERLGPGGAKGTERIYREALRVLRVRTEVPPGQRTPMTQVTFQPPLSRAYALDGVVLLGNNTLVSEGSTVEEVAVPSLDLRTVSLLHGPVTWLRDPSRAGGRRPEVSLTVGGRAWHPVDSLLDAAPDELAFAVESLPAGAARLRFGEGDHGSALPLGTEVRVRYRVGRGTGGNRAALRLLAMASPHPCVEKTFNPLPLAGGTDPEAPALARVRGPATVGAMDRAVSLSDVQALTLVFDGVHRANVFRDGVRRRSLKVVVAGPEGAALGAADLEELHAHLAARVAPKVELNLINRQRVEVRLRVLLRVVKGADPVAVLQETRLRLGVDRDPEREPGLLDPDRVELGQDLQLSDVYGALAEITGLRSVVVQRLHREGTPPALFERIVTAPGELLAWAPPSGESDGVALTYEEAQDL, encoded by the coding sequence ATGAGCCGCGTTCCCTCCACGCACCAGGCGCTGACGCATGAGCAGCTCCGCACCCGGCTGGGCGAGTCGGCGCGCATCGTCTTCACCCGGCTGGACGAGGCGCCCACGTGGAATCCGCTCGCGTACGCGGCGCCATCGTCGGTGGACCTGGGGCGGGGACTGCTGGACAGCGTGGCGCTCGCGCTGCACGTGCTGTGGACGTATCAGCAGGCGTGGGCGGAGGAGGGCTTCCTCGCCACCGCGCGGCTGGAGGACTCCGTCTCCAAGCTGCTCGGGCACATCGGTTATCGGCCGAGTCCGGGCACCGCGGCGGTGGGGCTCCAGCACTTCCGCTGCAAGGCGAACGTGCGCGGCACGCTGTCGCCGGGAACGGCGGTGAATTCAGCGGCGGAGGGGGAAGAGACCGCCGCTGTGTTCGAGACGCTCGCGTCGCTGCGCCTGCTGCCGGAACTCAACGAACTGCGTGCGTTCCTGCCTCCTCTGGTTGGAGCGGGGACAGGAGCTGGAACCGGGACGGAGACGGGCGGAGGAGCGGGAACAGGTGGAGGCACGGGGACGGGTGGTGGGACCGGTGCGCCTTCCGGCGAGGCGGGTGAGCCAGGGGCTCCGGCTCCCACGGGCGGCATCTTCGGGCCCGGCTCGGTGGTCGCGGGGCTCCAGGATCGCATCGAGGTGCAGCGCCACGGTCCGCTGGAGGAACGGCAGGTGGCTCGAGCGAAGCAGGATGCTCGCAAGCTGGCGTCGTTGATGAAGACGTTGGACCTGGGCGGGGATGCGGCGTGCAAGAGCACGCTGGACGCGCTCTGCGAACAACTGTGCGAGGCCCAGAAGGTCGTGGCGCAGGCCGTGCCTCCGCCCGGCCGTCCCGTGGGTGCGTTGTCCGAGTCGCAGGAGATCCTCGCCCGCCAGCTCCGCAACTTGCAGAAGCGGCAGGCGGACGCACTGGCCGCGTTGGAGGAGGCGCTGGCCCCGTGCGCGGACGAGGACCCGGCCGTGCACGCGGTCCGGTTGGACAAGATGGTCACGTTCCTGGATGCCTTCGTGAACAGCCTCATCCAGGAGGCGCGGGATCAACTCGTCATCCTCAAGGGCAGTGAGGCGCTGAACCGGGCGGACCAGGCCTTCGGCGCGGACGCGGGAGTGGCCCGGCCGTTGGGCGTGGCGGCATCCGGTACGGACACGCTCTATCTGCTGCCGCTGACGGATGCCTCCGGGCTCACCTCGCAGGAACCGCCGGTGCGGCCGGGAGACTGGTTCGTGCTGGCCGAGGACGTGGAGCGTCTGGGCCCCGGAGGCGCGAAGGGCACGGAGCGGATCTACCGCGAAGCACTGCGAGTGCTGCGTGTCCGCACGGAGGTTCCGCCCGGCCAGCGAACGCCGATGACGCAGGTGACGTTCCAGCCGCCGCTGTCGCGCGCGTACGCGTTGGACGGCGTGGTGCTGCTGGGAAACAACACGCTCGTCAGCGAGGGCTCCACGGTGGAGGAGGTCGCCGTGCCTTCGCTGGATCTGCGCACGGTGTCGCTGCTGCATGGGCCGGTGACCTGGCTGCGCGACCCGAGCCGCGCGGGAGGCCGCCGGCCGGAGGTGTCCCTGACGGTGGGGGGACGCGCGTGGCATCCGGTGGATTCTTTGTTGGACGCCGCGCCTGATGAGCTGGCCTTCGCGGTGGAGTCGCTGCCGGCCGGGGCCGCGCGGCTGCGCTTCGGGGAAGGGGACCACGGTTCGGCGTTGCCCCTGGGCACGGAGGTGCGGGTCCGCTACCGGGTGGGCAGAGGGACGGGAGGCAACCGGGCCGCGCTGCGGCTGCTGGCGATGGCGAGCCCGCATCCCTGCGTGGAGAAGACGTTCAACCCGCTGCCGCTGGCCGGAGGAACGGATCCGGAGGCACCGGCGCTGGCGCGCGTGCGAGGGCCCGCCACGGTGGGCGCGATGGACCGCGCCGTGTCGCTCTCGGACGTGCAGGCGCTGACGTTGGTGTTCGACGGCGTGCACCGCGCGAACGTGTTCCGGGATGGCGTGCGCCGCCGTTCGTTGAAGGTGGTGGTGGCCGGGCCGGAAGGAGCAGCCCTGGGCGCAGCCGATCTGGAAGAACTCCACGCGCATCTGGCGGCACGGGTGGCGCCGAAGGTGGAGCTGAACCTGATCAACCGGCAGCGTGTGGAAGTGCGGCTGCGGGTGCTGCTGCGCGTGGTGAAGGGGGCTGATCCGGTCGCGGTGCTTCAAGAGACGCGCCTGCGGCTGGGCGTGGACCGAGACCCGGAGCGTGAGCCTGGTCTGCTGGATCCGGATCGCGTGGAGCTGGGACAGGATCTGCAGCTGTCGGACGTATACGGCGCGCTCGCGGAGATCACGGGCCTGCGCTCGGTGGTGGTGCAGCGGCTGCATCGCGAAGGCACGCCGCCAGCACTCTTCGAGCGCATCGTCACCGCGCCCGGCGAGCTGCTCGCCTGGGCCCCGCCGTCCGGAGAAAGCGATGGCGTCGCGCTCACCTACGAGGAGGCCCAGGATCTATGA